The DNA window AGCAAGCCAATTGGCCGGAAGCTCAGGTTAtgaattatatttgatttgtcTATAAGccctatttataaaaaaatacaggattcaataaaaaagtttaatctaATATAATTTTAACCTCATTATCAGGCCGTCTGCTCAAGTATGAATTCCCATTTGGTCGAAATAGAAACCCAGACAGAAAATGCTTTCGTTGAAGGAGAACTAAAGATCATACATAACCATGGTTTGTAGAATGATATATTGAGTCCACTTATGTCATAGTTAATGCAACGATGTGCTGGTAGATCAGATCATTAAATTATACGTTATCATATTCAAATAGATTCACATTCCAATAATCAGAACGATGTATCTTACTGGTTGGGCGGAAATGACATAGAAATTGAGGGAGTGTTTAAATGGGTCAGATCCGACCAACCACTGACGTACACGGACTGGAGCCCGGGCCAGCCTGATGACGCCAATGGCGAGGACTGTATGGAACTGAGGGGCGCGTTCCAGTACCACTGGAATGACCTCCCCTGTAACATTCCCCACCACTTCATTTGCGAAACACAGTAGGTGTTTGTAGTGTTGTATTCAGAAACATGGTTGCAACAGAATTTTACTCGACAAACGCCATTGTAGTAATTTGCATTTCAAATCATGCACAGCATGGGTAGTTTTCTGTTAACCATACAAGACAGTTTTGTTCGCCAAAAAAcgttttatcttatttttaattacagAGTGTCTGAAGGAGTCAATATCATAGGAAAGTGAAAAGAATGGCGTCTGAAGGAGTCAATGTCATAGGAAAGTGAAAAGAATGGCAAAAATATggttaatttttgtaaaatggtttatacattataataaaataaatgtttc is part of the Crassostrea angulata isolate pt1a10 chromosome 3, ASM2561291v2, whole genome shotgun sequence genome and encodes:
- the LOC128177153 gene encoding perlucin-like protein, whose translation is MATEYYSIALIALSLNILQPVIGDCRDGWTKFQGSCYLFASEQANWPEAQAVCSSMNSHLVEIETQTENAFVEGELKIIHNHDSHSNNQNDVSYWLGGNDIEIEGVFKWVRSDQPLTYTDWSPGQPDDANGEDCMELRGAFQYHWNDLPCNIPHHFICETQVSEGVNIIGK